In Curtobacterium sp. L6-1, a genomic segment contains:
- a CDS encoding alpha/beta fold hydrolase: MSDHDDEFADVPALAAASGVTEPLRASRQVVRTADGGDVSAIRWSRTDPPTGREARITYLHGLGIDAHSFDQTAIAVDEPAVALDLPGHGRSGWRDDADYAAAVTAPTVLGALDALDVPPGLVVGHSLGAILSARLTALAPERVTGLVLVDMSPDFAQRAVDRIARALEAEEPFATLDEVVERAVAARVGDDRPALLREARHTTRLGEDGRLVRRHHFPHLGAGRTASVGRFADAWPDLEQLDVPLLLVRGDRGYVSPKLHQSFAERLPDATIVTVTSRHAVQTQAPLDLAAAIRDWATTHGLLDSVEEPPATSSET; this comes from the coding sequence GTGTCCGACCACGATGACGAATTCGCCGACGTCCCCGCCCTGGCCGCCGCGAGCGGCGTGACGGAGCCGCTCCGGGCCTCCCGGCAGGTGGTCCGCACCGCCGACGGCGGCGACGTGTCCGCGATCCGCTGGTCGCGGACCGACCCGCCGACCGGCCGGGAGGCCCGGATCACCTACCTGCACGGGCTCGGCATCGACGCGCACAGCTTCGACCAGACCGCGATCGCGGTCGACGAGCCGGCGGTCGCCCTCGACCTGCCCGGTCACGGACGGTCCGGGTGGCGGGACGACGCCGACTACGCCGCCGCGGTGACCGCGCCCACCGTCCTCGGCGCGCTCGACGCCCTCGACGTGCCACCCGGGCTGGTGGTCGGGCACTCGCTCGGCGCGATCCTCTCCGCCCGGCTGACCGCCCTCGCGCCGGAGCGGGTGACCGGACTCGTGCTCGTCGACATGTCGCCGGACTTCGCCCAGCGCGCCGTCGACCGGATCGCGCGGGCGCTGGAGGCCGAGGAGCCGTTCGCGACCCTGGACGAGGTCGTCGAACGGGCGGTCGCCGCCCGCGTCGGCGACGACCGGCCGGCACTCCTCCGCGAGGCCCGGCACACCACCCGCCTCGGCGAGGACGGCCGACTCGTGCGCCGCCACCACTTCCCGCACCTCGGCGCCGGACGGACGGCCTCGGTCGGTCGGTTCGCGGACGCCTGGCCGGACCTGGAGCAGCTCGACGTGCCGCTGCTCCTCGTCCGCGGCGACCGCGGGTACGTCTCCCCGAAGCTGCACCAGTCCTTCGCCGAACGCCTGCCGGACGCCACCATCGTCACCGTGACGTCGCGGCACGCGGTGCAGACGCAGGCGCCGCTCGACCTCGCCGCCGCGATCCGGGACTGGGCGACGACGCACGGTTTGTTGGACAGCGTCGAAGAACCCCCCGCGACTTCGTCCGAGACCTGA
- a CDS encoding siderophore-interacting protein, producing MAARYRVFSVRVAAVTSLTPHFVRVTLTGDELADFSAVGLDQRIKVLLPLDGHGFSDLPEGEDWFAAWRALPDATRNPIRTYTVRSFRPDAHELDIDFVAHGDAGPASRWVSACRVGDELRIVGPRVPESPEDLPSGAAEFAPGSANRILLAGDETAAPAICAILEALDVSAVGHVFIEVPTDADRLPVSAPAGVEVRWIARNGASHGVRMTDHVQAWASAVAPVTGSTTVAGAGHPAVELADVDVDQQVLWDVPREDDDLPVYAWIAGEAGCVKELRRHLVRGVGLERKQVAFMGYWRHGKAEC from the coding sequence GTGGCAGCCCGGTACCGCGTCTTCTCCGTCCGCGTGGCGGCCGTCACCTCGCTCACCCCGCACTTCGTCCGGGTGACGCTCACCGGCGACGAGCTCGCCGACTTCTCCGCCGTCGGCCTCGACCAGCGCATCAAGGTGCTGCTGCCGCTCGACGGCCACGGCTTCTCGGACCTGCCGGAGGGCGAGGACTGGTTCGCCGCCTGGCGTGCGCTGCCGGATGCGACCCGCAACCCGATCCGCACGTACACGGTCCGCTCGTTCCGCCCGGACGCCCACGAGCTCGACATCGACTTCGTCGCCCACGGCGACGCCGGACCGGCCTCGCGCTGGGTGTCGGCGTGCCGCGTCGGCGACGAGCTGCGCATCGTGGGGCCGCGCGTGCCGGAGTCCCCGGAGGACCTGCCGTCCGGTGCCGCCGAGTTCGCCCCGGGCTCCGCGAACCGGATCCTGCTCGCCGGCGACGAGACCGCGGCGCCGGCGATCTGCGCGATCCTCGAGGCGCTGGACGTCTCCGCGGTCGGCCACGTCTTCATCGAGGTCCCGACCGACGCCGACCGGCTGCCGGTGTCCGCTCCGGCCGGGGTCGAGGTCCGCTGGATCGCCCGGAACGGCGCCTCGCACGGCGTCCGGATGACCGACCACGTGCAGGCGTGGGCGTCGGCGGTCGCACCGGTGACGGGTTCCACCACCGTCGCCGGGGCGGGTCACCCCGCCGTCGAGCTCGCGGACGTCGACGTCGACCAGCAGGTGCTGTGGGACGTGCCGCGCGAGGACGACGACCTGCCCGTGTACGCCTGGATCGCGGGGGAGGCCGGCTGTGTGAAGGAACTGCGCCGGCACCTCGTCCGCGGGGTCGGCCTCGAGCGCAAGCAGGTCGCGTTCATGGGGTACTGGCGGCACGGCAAGGCGGAGTGTTGA
- a CDS encoding ABC transporter ATP-binding protein, which yields MTPAGTGRGSVLTPEAPLTALGARGLRLGYDDRVVVDGLDVDVPDGELTVIVGPNACGKSTLLRALARTLAPSAGTVYLDGRPIGSYRPKAVARRVAMLPQTPIAPDGITVRDLVSRGRFPHQDLLHPSSGTDRQVVQAALAQTDVVELADRGVDELSGGQRQRVWIAMVLAQETDIVLLDEPTTFLDIAHQYDVLELASALHVAGRTVVAVLHDLNQAARYATHMIAMRDGVIVAQGPPESVVTASLVEDVFGLPCVVVPDPETGTPLVVPRRAR from the coding sequence TTGACCCCTGCCGGCACCGGTCGTGGTTCGGTCCTGACGCCCGAGGCGCCGCTCACGGCACTCGGCGCCCGCGGTCTGCGCCTGGGCTACGACGACCGGGTCGTGGTCGACGGTCTCGACGTCGACGTGCCGGACGGTGAACTGACGGTCATCGTCGGTCCGAACGCGTGCGGCAAGTCGACGCTCCTCCGGGCCCTGGCACGGACGCTCGCGCCCAGCGCGGGCACCGTGTACCTGGACGGACGGCCGATCGGCTCGTACCGCCCGAAGGCCGTCGCCCGGCGGGTCGCGATGCTCCCGCAGACGCCGATCGCGCCCGACGGCATCACCGTCCGCGACCTGGTCTCCCGGGGCCGGTTCCCGCACCAGGACCTCCTGCACCCGTCCAGCGGGACGGACCGGCAGGTGGTGCAGGCGGCGCTCGCGCAGACGGACGTCGTCGAACTCGCCGACCGTGGCGTCGACGAGCTGTCGGGGGGCCAGCGGCAGCGGGTGTGGATCGCGATGGTGCTGGCGCAGGAGACCGACATCGTGCTGCTCGACGAGCCCACGACGTTCCTCGACATCGCCCACCAGTACGACGTGCTCGAACTCGCGTCGGCCCTGCACGTGGCCGGGCGGACGGTCGTCGCGGTGCTGCACGACCTGAACCAGGCGGCCCGGTACGCGACGCACATGATCGCGATGCGGGACGGCGTCATCGTGGCGCAGGGGCCGCCGGAGTCGGTCGTGACGGCGTCGCTCGTCGAGGACGTCTTCGGCTTGCCGTGCGTGGTCGTGCCCGACCCGGAGACGGGTACGCCGCTCGTCGTCCCGCGCCGGGCGCGCTGA
- a CDS encoding Fe-S oxidoreductase: MRNPLVDSPVSRAGWLVATLVGLVIGLPLSTGPVRVVDGLIVCRGLPRWVFRRGGTCIGSVYLTRDNDGERVLRHERVHVEQWKRNGMLMPLLYAVAGQDPLRNRFEVEAGLEDGGYR, encoded by the coding sequence GTGCGCAACCCGCTCGTCGACTCGCCGGTGTCCCGTGCAGGGTGGCTGGTCGCGACGCTCGTCGGGCTCGTGATCGGCCTCCCGCTGTCGACCGGGCCCGTGCGGGTCGTCGACGGGTTGATCGTGTGCCGGGGGCTGCCGCGCTGGGTGTTCCGGCGCGGCGGCACCTGCATCGGTTCGGTGTACCTCACGCGGGACAACGACGGTGAGCGGGTCCTCCGGCACGAGCGGGTGCACGTCGAGCAGTGGAAGCGGAACGGCATGCTCATGCCGCTGCTCTACGCCGTCGCGGGCCAGGACCCGCTGCGCAACCGGTTCGAGGTCGAGGCGGGCCTGGAGGACGGCGGCTACCGCTGA
- a CDS encoding dihydrolipoyl dehydrogenase family protein, giving the protein MTDYDLIVIGAGAVGENVADYAHKRGLSVAVVEAELVGGECSYWACMPSKALLRSGHAVAAAKRLGGAAQAVTGDVDAAAVLARRNSFTSNWDDASQVSWLESSDIALIRGYATFTGPKTLEVDGTTHTAKAVAVATGSLHTLPPVPGLEDAKPWGTREGTSAQEVPESLLVIGGGVAGSELATAWASLGAKVTLVARHGLLGGMEPFAGELVADAMREMGIDVRTGVNPTRVDRDEHGLVTTTLDDGTTLVTSEVLAATGRAPGTGNLGLETVGLTPGEWLDVDDTMLVTGTDWLYAVGDVNHRALLTHQGKYQARAAGEAIAARLQGTPVHAEPWGAHVATADHASVPQVTFTDPEVASVGLTEEQARQQGIDVRAVEYDLGSVAGSALQADGYSGRAKMVVDESRGVVVGVTFVGQDVAEMLHAATVAVVGEVPVDRLWHAVPAYPTMNEIWLRLLETYGRPE; this is encoded by the coding sequence ATGACGGACTACGACCTCATCGTGATCGGCGCCGGCGCAGTCGGCGAGAACGTGGCGGACTACGCCCACAAGCGCGGCCTGTCGGTCGCCGTGGTCGAGGCGGAACTGGTGGGCGGTGAGTGCTCCTACTGGGCGTGCATGCCGTCCAAGGCACTCCTGCGCAGCGGCCACGCCGTCGCCGCGGCCAAGCGTCTCGGCGGTGCCGCCCAGGCCGTCACCGGCGACGTCGACGCCGCGGCCGTGCTCGCCCGCCGCAACTCCTTCACGAGCAACTGGGACGACGCGTCGCAGGTGTCCTGGCTCGAGTCGTCCGACATCGCGCTGATCCGCGGCTACGCGACGTTCACCGGTCCGAAGACCCTCGAGGTGGACGGCACCACCCACACCGCGAAGGCCGTCGCCGTCGCCACGGGTTCGCTGCACACCCTGCCGCCCGTGCCCGGTCTCGAGGACGCGAAGCCCTGGGGTACGCGTGAGGGCACCAGTGCGCAGGAGGTCCCGGAGAGCCTGCTCGTCATCGGCGGCGGTGTCGCGGGCTCGGAGCTCGCCACGGCCTGGGCCTCGCTCGGCGCGAAGGTCACCCTCGTCGCCCGGCACGGGCTGCTCGGCGGCATGGAGCCCTTCGCCGGCGAGCTCGTCGCCGACGCCATGCGCGAGATGGGCATCGACGTCCGCACCGGTGTCAACCCGACCCGCGTCGACCGCGACGAGCACGGTCTCGTCACGACCACCCTCGACGACGGCACCACCCTGGTCACGAGCGAGGTCCTCGCGGCGACCGGTCGCGCCCCGGGCACCGGCAACCTCGGACTCGAGACCGTCGGGCTGACCCCCGGCGAGTGGCTGGACGTCGACGACACCATGCTCGTGACCGGAACCGACTGGCTCTACGCCGTCGGCGACGTCAACCACCGCGCCCTCCTCACCCACCAGGGCAAGTACCAGGCCCGTGCCGCCGGCGAGGCCATCGCGGCACGCCTGCAGGGCACCCCCGTGCACGCCGAGCCGTGGGGTGCGCACGTCGCGACCGCCGACCACGCGTCGGTCCCCCAGGTCACCTTCACGGACCCCGAGGTCGCAAGCGTCGGCCTCACCGAGGAGCAGGCCCGTCAGCAGGGCATCGACGTGCGGGCAGTCGAGTACGACCTCGGCAGCGTCGCGGGTTCCGCGCTGCAGGCCGACGGCTACAGCGGGCGGGCGAAGATGGTCGTCGACGAGTCCCGCGGGGTCGTCGTCGGGGTGACCTTCGTCGGGCAGGACGTGGCCGAGATGCTGCACGCCGCGACCGTCGCCGTCGTCGGCGAGGTCCCGGTCGACCGGCTCTGGCACGCCGTCCCCGCCTACCCCACGATGAACGAGATCTGGCTGCGTCTCCTCGAGACCTACGGCCGGCCCGAGTAG
- a CDS encoding arginase family protein, with translation MRFLVVGQWQGSASSRAMRLADGATAVAADLPRTATTTVDVPPGAGDRLDTAVARYTSVLTVSGAVAQEAAVASEPVLVIGGDGSSVLGAAVLVGGDTAVVRLSGSSGYRALNRAQPVAAETAALRLLVDRPADLFPDLPVVPATSVVVAGTRGTEGAEAAALERAGITHLDVDAATPDRLGAAVAATGATRVFVHVDLDVLDPSEVDGLLEPVPFGLDGAALVALVQAATAGRQLVGAALTGFAPVDPDRAVDDLGVILRIVGALSTAARAS, from the coding sequence ATGCGATTCCTCGTGGTCGGTCAGTGGCAGGGTTCGGCGTCGTCGCGTGCGATGCGGCTGGCGGACGGAGCGACGGCCGTGGCGGCGGACCTCCCCCGCACGGCGACGACGACCGTCGACGTCCCGCCCGGGGCCGGCGACCGGTTGGACACCGCGGTCGCTCGGTACACCTCGGTGCTCACCGTCTCCGGCGCCGTCGCGCAGGAGGCCGCGGTCGCCTCCGAGCCGGTGCTCGTCATCGGCGGTGACGGGTCGAGCGTGCTCGGCGCCGCCGTGCTGGTCGGCGGCGACACGGCGGTGGTCCGGCTGTCCGGGTCGAGCGGGTACCGCGCACTGAACCGCGCACAACCGGTGGCCGCCGAGACGGCTGCGCTGCGCCTCCTGGTCGACCGTCCGGCGGACCTGTTCCCGGACCTCCCCGTGGTGCCCGCCACCTCCGTCGTCGTCGCCGGCACCCGAGGGACCGAAGGTGCCGAGGCAGCCGCCCTCGAGCGCGCCGGGATCACGCACCTCGACGTCGACGCGGCCACACCGGACCGGCTCGGCGCAGCGGTCGCGGCCACCGGTGCCACGCGGGTGTTCGTCCACGTCGACCTCGACGTCCTCGACCCGAGCGAGGTCGACGGTCTGCTCGAACCCGTCCCCTTCGGGCTCGACGGCGCGGCGCTCGTCGCCCTGGTGCAGGCCGCGACGGCCGGCCGGCAGCTCGTCGGTGCCGCCCTGACGGGGTTCGCCCCGGTCGACCCGGACCGTGCGGTCGACGACCTCGGGGTCATCCTGCGCATCGTCGGCGCACTCTCCACGGCGGCCCGCGCCTCCTGA
- a CDS encoding PspA/IM30 family protein, with the protein MAKQTIFGRISSLVRANINQIIDDAEDPQLMLDQLVRDYSNNIADAKSAIAQTIGNLRLLEQDNEEDVRAAQEWGQKAGNASSAADKYRAEGKTAEADKFDNLAKIAIGKQIAAEQEVKDNAAPLATQNEQVEKLKQGLAGMEQKLEELRAKRNSLVARAKTAEAQSKVNDAIGTIDITDPTSDLARFEEKVRREEAKVIGQQELQASSLDAQFESLEDVGRDAEVEARLAALKSGGPTTA; encoded by the coding sequence ATGGCAAAGCAGACCATCTTCGGCCGGATCTCCTCGCTCGTCCGGGCGAACATCAACCAGATCATCGACGACGCCGAGGACCCGCAGCTGATGCTCGACCAGCTCGTCCGCGACTACTCGAACAACATCGCCGACGCGAAGAGCGCCATCGCCCAGACGATCGGCAACCTCCGCCTGCTCGAGCAGGACAACGAGGAGGACGTCCGCGCCGCGCAGGAGTGGGGCCAGAAGGCGGGCAACGCCTCGTCCGCCGCCGACAAGTACCGCGCCGAGGGCAAGACCGCCGAGGCCGACAAGTTCGACAACCTCGCCAAGATCGCCATCGGCAAGCAGATCGCCGCCGAGCAGGAGGTCAAGGACAACGCTGCACCGCTCGCCACGCAGAACGAGCAGGTCGAGAAGCTCAAGCAGGGGCTCGCCGGCATGGAGCAGAAGCTCGAGGAGCTGCGCGCCAAGCGCAACAGCCTCGTCGCCCGGGCGAAGACCGCCGAGGCGCAGTCGAAGGTGAACGACGCCATCGGCACGATCGACATCACCGACCCGACGAGCGACCTGGCGCGCTTCGAGGAGAAGGTCCGCCGCGAGGAGGCGAAGGTGATCGGCCAGCAGGAACTGCAGGCGTCGAGCCTGGACGCCCAGTTCGAGAGCCTCGAGGACGTCGGCCGCGACGCCGAGGTCGAGGCGCGGCTCGCGGCACTGAAGTCCGGCGGTCCGACCACGGCGTAG
- a CDS encoding TPM domain-containing protein, whose amino-acid sequence MRAVGIRTDAGSRGRTTATDGTRWTTRVGAALAAAAVSALLVLAPVSAAQATAPVDLGSAYVLDDADALTDAQQADVERAVQELYQETQTQLYVVFVPSFTDPADHTAWGTATMERNQIETDGILLSVAVAERNYDVQQTNETAITSRDVEDAVDSDLLPRLKQGEWAAAATAFAGGLQQSQQPADLTWLWVLLGVAVLTAVVAVLVIRARNRRRAAAARREQEASLADLERRAGGALVTIDDELRTAEQEVGFAAAQFGDDAAEPFAETVAVAKREVRKAFALQQQLDDEVPDTPQQRSDWAHQIISVCEQAHAAIESQTEAFDQLRSLEQGVDTASAELTTALAAAPAALADARAALDRVRGSYTGRTLATVTDNVDQAEQVLEYADGRAAAARAALAAGARGEAVVAVRDGQHALAQVQQLTGAVTAAERTFTEAADRAEAMRADIEGDIASAGALQRGGPDLAGAVARAQRVLRSDVDPRDPVGAVDALTRANTDIDAALATARTAEEQLQRATRALDAALRDARSRIGQAREYVTVHRGAVGPTARTRLSEAERALDDALDLATSDPMRALQAARAAEQYAAAAIDAANDDTSGWPGGGLGGTGGGRGGPQLGGLVTGIVLGGLLGGRGGSYGGGSFGGGGFGGGGGFGGGGGFGGGGGGGGGGGFSGGGRF is encoded by the coding sequence ATGCGCGCGGTCGGGATCAGGACGGACGCCGGGTCGAGGGGGCGGACGACGGCGACCGACGGGACCCGGTGGACGACACGGGTCGGTGCTGCCCTGGCGGCGGCCGCGGTGTCGGCGCTCCTCGTCCTCGCCCCGGTCTCCGCGGCGCAGGCCACCGCACCGGTCGACCTCGGCAGCGCCTACGTGCTCGACGACGCCGACGCGCTCACCGACGCCCAGCAGGCCGACGTCGAGCGGGCCGTGCAGGAGCTCTACCAGGAGACACAGACCCAGCTCTACGTCGTGTTCGTGCCCTCGTTCACCGACCCCGCCGACCACACCGCGTGGGGTACCGCGACCATGGAGCGGAACCAGATCGAGACGGACGGCATCCTGCTGTCGGTCGCGGTCGCCGAACGGAACTACGACGTCCAGCAGACGAACGAGACGGCCATCACGTCGCGGGACGTCGAGGACGCGGTCGACAGCGACCTGCTCCCGCGGCTCAAGCAGGGCGAGTGGGCCGCCGCGGCGACCGCCTTCGCGGGTGGCCTGCAGCAGAGCCAGCAGCCCGCCGACCTCACCTGGCTGTGGGTCCTGCTCGGTGTCGCCGTGCTGACCGCCGTCGTGGCCGTGCTCGTCATCCGAGCACGCAACCGACGTCGCGCCGCCGCGGCCCGCCGCGAGCAGGAGGCGTCGCTCGCCGACCTCGAGCGCCGCGCCGGCGGGGCCCTCGTCACCATCGACGACGAGCTCCGGACCGCCGAGCAGGAGGTCGGCTTCGCTGCCGCCCAGTTCGGCGACGACGCCGCGGAGCCCTTCGCCGAGACCGTCGCCGTCGCCAAGCGCGAGGTGCGGAAGGCGTTCGCCCTGCAGCAGCAGCTCGACGACGAGGTGCCGGACACACCGCAGCAGCGCAGCGACTGGGCGCACCAGATCATCTCCGTGTGCGAGCAGGCCCACGCGGCGATCGAGTCCCAGACCGAGGCGTTCGACCAGCTGCGGTCGCTGGAGCAGGGCGTCGACACCGCCTCCGCCGAGCTGACGACCGCACTCGCCGCAGCCCCCGCGGCGCTGGCCGACGCTCGTGCCGCGCTCGACCGGGTCCGCGGTTCCTACACGGGTCGGACACTCGCGACGGTCACCGACAACGTCGACCAGGCGGAGCAGGTGCTCGAGTACGCGGACGGCCGCGCTGCCGCCGCGCGTGCCGCGCTGGCCGCCGGCGCGCGCGGCGAGGCCGTCGTCGCCGTCCGCGACGGGCAGCACGCCCTCGCACAGGTCCAGCAGCTGACCGGTGCGGTGACCGCGGCCGAGCGCACCTTCACCGAGGCGGCCGACCGGGCCGAGGCCATGCGAGCCGACATCGAGGGCGACATCGCGTCCGCCGGTGCGCTGCAGCGTGGTGGGCCGGACCTCGCCGGCGCCGTCGCCCGCGCGCAGCGCGTCCTGCGCTCGGACGTCGACCCGCGTGACCCCGTCGGTGCGGTCGACGCCCTCACCAGGGCGAACACCGACATCGACGCCGCACTCGCCACCGCCCGCACCGCCGAGGAGCAGCTGCAGCGCGCGACCCGGGCGCTGGACGCCGCACTGCGCGACGCCCGGAGCCGCATCGGGCAGGCACGCGAGTACGTCACGGTGCACCGCGGGGCCGTCGGCCCGACCGCCCGCACCCGACTCTCCGAGGCCGAACGTGCCCTCGACGACGCCCTCGACCTCGCCACCTCCGATCCCATGCGCGCGCTGCAGGCGGCGCGCGCTGCCGAGCAGTACGCGGCAGCCGCCATCGACGCGGCGAACGACGACACGTCCGGCTGGCCCGGCGGCGGCCTGGGCGGCACGGGCGGCGGCCGTGGCGGCCCGCAGCTCGGCGGCCTCGTGACCGGCATCGTCCTCGGCGGCCTGCTCGGCGGCCGTGGCGGGAGCTACGGCGGCGGCAGCTTCGGCGGTGGGGGCTTCGGCGGTGGGGGCGGTTTCGGTGGGGGCGGCGGCTTCGGCGGCGGAGGTGGCGGCGGCGGGGGCGGCGGCTTCTCCGGCGGCGGCCGCTTCTGA
- a CDS encoding 4'-phosphopantetheinyl transferase family protein — MGDPCLQAVSVRVMRPGASRDADREALRAFVAEVTDTDPALVRVVRRCPHCGAADHGRPSALVADRQVPVSLARTSGAVVLAVGPGPLGVDVERPSRVTAAALDVFTPGERARAAAEVLPAAGDAHRTACWAVKESVLKRDGRGLRVDPVLVEAVLGPLRNGGDGDGHRDGDSDGGDDRDHDGDHDHARFAGDEQPVTVLLLDDDLVLAVAAGGVPVHVQDVRGPAAARVRPQQR, encoded by the coding sequence GTGGGTGATCCGTGCCTCCAGGCCGTCTCGGTCCGCGTCATGCGGCCCGGCGCGTCCCGCGACGCCGACCGGGAGGCCCTCCGCGCGTTCGTCGCCGAGGTCACCGACACGGACCCCGCGCTGGTGCGCGTCGTCCGTCGCTGCCCGCACTGCGGGGCGGCCGACCACGGCCGACCGTCGGCGCTCGTCGCCGACCGGCAGGTCCCGGTCAGCCTCGCCCGGACTTCCGGTGCGGTCGTCCTCGCCGTCGGACCGGGACCACTCGGCGTCGACGTCGAACGGCCGTCGCGGGTGACCGCCGCCGCACTCGACGTCTTCACGCCCGGCGAACGCGCCCGCGCCGCGGCCGAGGTGCTCCCTGCCGCGGGCGACGCACACCGCACGGCGTGCTGGGCGGTCAAGGAGTCGGTGCTCAAGCGGGACGGCCGTGGGCTCCGGGTCGACCCCGTGCTGGTGGAGGCGGTCCTCGGCCCGCTCCGGAACGGCGGCGACGGCGACGGCCACCGCGACGGCGACAGCGACGGCGGCGACGACCGCGACCACGATGGCGACCACGACCACGCACGGTTCGCCGGTGACGAACAGCCCGTCACCGTCCTGCTGCTCGACGACGACCTCGTGCTCGCGGTGGCCGCCGGCGGTGTCCCCGTGCACGTGCAGGACGTCCGTGGTCCCGCCGCCGCGCGGGTCCGTCCGCAGCAGCGCTAG
- a CDS encoding M1 family metallopeptidase — MKQTDPAADPYTPHSGDRRWTSRHHDLHLDYRVATNRLDATATISATAVEALDKVVLDLHGLSVDRVDVDGVRAKKVSVGTHKTTVTPAAPIPAGADFAVHVRYRGTPRPLRSPWGTLGWEELTDGVIVASQPVGAPSWFPCNDRPDDKATYRIELTCEAGYEVVANGELLGRDRTARGTRWTFAVTEPMATYLATVQIGRYRTTKLRGGDVPVTLHHPADLTAAAKTDFGQVPEMIALFADRFGPYPFAEYGVVVTDDELEIPLEAHGLAVFGRNHVDGAHGTDRLIAHELAHQWFGNSVTLGRWRDIWLHEGFACYAEWLWSEHRGGPTADDLARSYRSGLLQQPQDLVVADPGARDMFDDRVYKRGALALHALRRTIGDAAFTAGLRIVTTRYRHGTVSSPDVVASFAEAAGTGPDAVLLLLGPWIDEPGVPELP; from the coding sequence GTGAAGCAGACCGACCCCGCCGCCGACCCGTACACCCCGCACAGCGGCGACCGGCGCTGGACGAGCCGCCACCACGACCTGCACCTGGACTACCGGGTCGCCACGAACCGGCTCGACGCGACCGCCACGATCAGCGCGACGGCCGTCGAAGCGCTCGACAAGGTCGTCCTCGACCTGCACGGGCTCTCCGTCGACCGGGTCGACGTCGACGGCGTCCGCGCGAAGAAGGTCTCGGTCGGCACCCACAAGACCACCGTCACGCCGGCCGCCCCGATCCCCGCGGGCGCCGACTTCGCCGTGCACGTCCGCTACCGCGGCACCCCGCGACCGCTCCGGAGCCCCTGGGGCACGCTCGGCTGGGAGGAACTGACCGACGGCGTCATCGTCGCCAGCCAGCCGGTCGGTGCGCCGTCCTGGTTCCCCTGCAACGACCGCCCCGACGACAAGGCCACGTACCGGATCGAGCTCACCTGCGAGGCCGGGTACGAGGTCGTCGCGAACGGCGAGCTCCTCGGGCGCGACCGCACCGCCCGCGGGACCCGCTGGACCTTCGCCGTCACCGAACCGATGGCGACCTACCTGGCCACGGTGCAGATCGGCCGCTACCGGACGACGAAGCTCCGCGGCGGGGACGTCCCCGTCACGCTGCACCACCCGGCCGACCTCACCGCAGCGGCGAAGACCGACTTCGGGCAGGTCCCGGAGATGATCGCCCTGTTCGCCGACCGGTTCGGCCCGTACCCGTTCGCCGAGTACGGCGTCGTGGTGACCGACGACGAGCTGGAGATCCCGCTCGAGGCGCACGGGCTCGCCGTCTTCGGACGGAACCACGTCGACGGCGCGCACGGCACCGACCGGCTCATCGCCCACGAGCTCGCGCACCAGTGGTTCGGCAACTCCGTGACCCTCGGCCGGTGGCGGGACATCTGGCTGCACGAGGGCTTCGCCTGCTACGCCGAGTGGCTCTGGTCCGAGCACCGCGGCGGGCCGACCGCCGACGACCTCGCCCGCTCGTACCGGTCGGGCCTGCTGCAGCAACCGCAGGACCTCGTCGTCGCCGATCCCGGCGCGCGGGACATGTTCGACGACCGGGTCTACAAGCGCGGCGCCCTCGCCCTGCACGCCCTCCGCCGGACGATCGGCGACGCGGCGTTCACGGCGGGACTGCGGATCGTCACGACGCGGTACCGGCACGGCACCGTCAGCTCCCCCGACGTCGTCGCGTCCTTCGCCGAGGCCGCGGGCACCGGACCGGACGCCGTGCTGCTCCTGCTCGGGCCCTGGATCGACGAACCGGGCGTCCCGGAACTGCCCTAG